A genomic window from Sporosarcina sp. Marseille-Q4063 includes:
- the guaB gene encoding IMP dehydrogenase, producing the protein MWESKFAREGLTFDDVLLIPGPSDVLPKDVSLSVDLTEKIKLNIPIISAGMDTVTESRMAISMARQGGLGIIHKNMSIEEQAEQVVTVKRSENGVITNPFYLTPNHQVFDAEHLMSRYRISGVPIVNNEEELKLVGIITNRDMRFIQDYSLMINDVMTKDNLVTAPVGTTLDDAEKILQKYKIEKLPIVDEEGILNGLITIKDIEKVMEYPNAAKDKQGRLLVGAAVGVTSDTMLRVKKLVAAEVDVIVIDTAHGHSKGVIDTVADIRNEFPELEIIAGNIATAEGARALYEAGADVVKVGIGPGSICTTRVVSGVGVPQITAIYECASVARELGKTMIADGGIKYSGDIVKALAAGGHVVMLGSLLAGTTESPGETELFQGRRFKVYRGMGSVGAMEHGSRDRYFQDDAKKLVPEGIEGRLPYKGDIADTIHQLVGGIRAGMGYCGSRNLLEHRENAQFIRMTGSGLLESHPHQVQITKEAPNYTLS; encoded by the coding sequence ATGTGGGAATCAAAATTTGCACGTGAGGGACTTACTTTCGACGATGTATTGCTAATACCGGGGCCTTCTGATGTATTACCTAAGGATGTATCCCTTTCTGTTGATTTGACGGAAAAGATAAAGTTAAATATACCAATTATCAGTGCCGGTATGGATACAGTTACCGAATCACGAATGGCTATTTCCATGGCAAGACAAGGCGGACTTGGCATCATTCATAAAAATATGAGTATTGAAGAACAAGCTGAACAAGTTGTCACTGTTAAACGCTCGGAAAATGGAGTTATTACAAATCCATTTTACTTAACGCCTAATCACCAAGTTTTTGACGCCGAACATTTAATGAGCAGATACAGAATTTCAGGTGTTCCAATTGTTAATAATGAAGAAGAACTTAAGCTTGTTGGAATTATTACCAATCGGGATATGCGTTTTATTCAGGATTATTCTTTAATGATCAACGATGTAATGACGAAAGATAATCTTGTAACTGCTCCCGTGGGTACAACATTGGACGATGCTGAAAAAATCCTTCAAAAGTATAAAATCGAGAAACTTCCAATAGTTGACGAGGAAGGCATTTTGAATGGTTTAATTACGATTAAAGATATTGAAAAAGTCATGGAGTATCCTAATGCTGCAAAAGATAAGCAAGGTAGACTACTTGTCGGCGCGGCGGTTGGTGTTACTTCTGACACAATGCTTCGTGTAAAAAAACTTGTTGCCGCAGAAGTTGATGTAATTGTAATTGACACTGCACATGGGCATTCAAAAGGTGTTATCGATACAGTAGCGGATATCAGAAATGAATTCCCTGAGCTTGAAATTATCGCAGGTAATATCGCTACTGCTGAAGGTGCTCGCGCTTTATATGAAGCAGGCGCGGATGTTGTTAAGGTTGGCATCGGTCCTGGTTCTATCTGTACAACACGTGTTGTTTCAGGTGTCGGAGTTCCACAAATTACAGCTATTTACGAGTGTGCGTCTGTTGCCAGAGAACTAGGGAAAACAATGATTGCTGACGGTGGTATTAAGTATTCAGGCGATATTGTGAAGGCGCTTGCTGCTGGCGGACACGTAGTCATGCTTGGAAGTCTTTTAGCGGGAACGACTGAGAGTCCGGGTGAAACTGAATTATTCCAAGGACGTCGTTTCAAAGTGTACCGCGGAATGGGGTCAGTCGGCGCAATGGAACACGGATCAAGAGACCGTTACTTCCAAGACGACGCGAAAAAACTTGTTCCTGAAGGAATTGAGGGACGCCTTCCATACAAGGGAGATATAGCGGATACTATTCACCAATTAGTTGGTGGAATTCGTGCAGGCATGGGTTACTGCGGTTCGAGAAATCTCCTGGAACATCGCGAAAACGCTCAATTTATTCGCATGACAGGTTCAGGTTTATTGGAAAGTCATCCACATCAAGTTCAAATTACTAAAGAAGCGCCAAACTATACACTTTCATAA
- a CDS encoding glutathione peroxidase yields MDEIYNFSVKKPDGSIQSLADFKGKSLLIVNTASKCSFANQFNELQKLYEEYKDDGFVVLSFPSDNFRNQEYENVEKTMKVCKLIYKVTFPMFAKVNVKGDDVDPLFKFLTSEKKGLLTNGVKWNFTKFLVNKEGVVIDRFAPQTSPLKIKKKIKETVQ; encoded by the coding sequence ATGGATGAAATATATAATTTTTCGGTAAAAAAACCGGATGGAAGTATACAATCGTTGGCTGATTTCAAGGGTAAATCCTTATTAATTGTAAATACTGCAAGTAAATGCAGCTTCGCAAATCAATTTAATGAACTACAAAAACTCTACGAAGAATATAAAGACGATGGTTTTGTTGTCCTGTCCTTTCCATCCGACAACTTTAGAAACCAGGAATACGAAAATGTTGAAAAAACGATGAAGGTTTGTAAATTAATCTACAAAGTGACTTTTCCAATGTTTGCAAAGGTAAATGTAAAAGGCGATGATGTTGATCCACTGTTCAAGTTTTTAACCTCTGAGAAAAAAGGTTTACTGACAAATGGTGTTAAGTGGAATTTCACAAAATTCCTAGTGAACAAAGAGGGTGTCGTTATTGACCGTTTTGCGCCGCAAACATCTCCATTAAAAATAAAGAAAAAGATTAAAGAAACTGTTCAGTGA
- the gyrB gene encoding DNA topoisomerase (ATP-hydrolyzing) subunit B, with protein sequence MEEKNLQAYDEAQIQVLEGLEAVRKRPGMYIGTTSSRGLHHLVWEIVDNSIDEALAGHCDHIEVTMEKDDWIRVDDNGRGIPVGIQESTGRPAVEVIMTVLHAGGKFGGGGYKVSGGLHGVGAAVVNALSETTEVYVNRSGKKYYIKFEKGVPVVELKEIGTSDESGTSVRFKADSEIFKESTTFEYDILANRLRELAYLNRGLRVSIFDEREDKGKTDSYYYEGGIKSYVEHLNKNKEPIHEEPIFIEGERDDIAVEIAMQYNSGFSENIHSFANNINTYEGGTHESGFKTALTRVVNDYARRNGALKEADQNLSGDDVREGLTAIISIKHPDPQFEGQTKTKLGNSEVSTITNSLFSEGLQRFLLENPSTAHKIIDKSLIAAQARLAAKNAREFTRRKSALEVSSLPGKLSDCSSRDPAISELYIVEGDSAGGSAKNGRDRHFQAILPLRGKILNVEKARLDRILGNAEIRMMITALGTGIGEEFALEKARYHKVVIMTDADVDGAHIRTLLLTFFFRFMRPLVEAGYIYIAQPPLYRVKQGRSEQYCYTEEQLNEILAGLSQSPKPVITRYKGLGEMDAEQLWDTTMDPDQRTLLQVELEDTITADETFQQLMGDDVEPRRKFIEANAQYVQNIDT encoded by the coding sequence ATGGAAGAAAAGAATTTACAGGCCTATGATGAAGCCCAAATTCAAGTACTAGAAGGACTAGAGGCCGTCCGAAAACGTCCTGGAATGTATATCGGGACAACAAGTTCAAGGGGACTCCACCATCTTGTATGGGAAATAGTCGATAATAGTATTGATGAAGCATTGGCTGGTCATTGTGATCACATTGAAGTAACGATGGAAAAAGATGATTGGATTCGCGTTGATGACAATGGTCGTGGGATTCCTGTCGGGATTCAAGAATCTACAGGAAGACCTGCTGTTGAAGTAATTATGACTGTACTTCATGCCGGAGGTAAATTCGGCGGTGGCGGCTATAAAGTTTCAGGTGGCTTACACGGAGTAGGTGCTGCTGTCGTAAACGCATTATCCGAAACTACTGAAGTATACGTCAACCGTAGTGGGAAAAAGTATTATATTAAATTCGAAAAAGGCGTTCCTGTAGTTGAATTGAAAGAAATCGGTACCTCTGACGAATCCGGCACAAGTGTGCGATTCAAAGCAGATTCTGAAATATTTAAAGAATCGACAACATTCGAATATGATATTCTTGCAAATCGTTTACGTGAGCTAGCTTATTTAAACCGCGGTCTTCGCGTTTCTATTTTCGATGAACGTGAGGACAAAGGAAAAACTGACTCTTACTACTATGAGGGCGGTATTAAATCTTACGTAGAGCATTTAAATAAAAATAAAGAACCGATTCATGAAGAACCTATTTTTATTGAAGGCGAACGTGATGATATAGCTGTTGAAATTGCTATGCAATACAATAGCGGTTTTTCAGAGAATATCCATTCATTCGCGAATAATATTAATACGTATGAAGGCGGAACGCACGAGTCAGGCTTTAAAACCGCATTAACGCGTGTTGTAAATGACTATGCGCGTAGAAACGGTGCGCTTAAAGAAGCGGACCAAAACTTATCTGGGGATGACGTACGTGAAGGTCTGACGGCAATCATTTCGATAAAACATCCAGATCCACAATTTGAAGGCCAAACGAAAACTAAACTGGGTAACTCTGAAGTAAGTACCATTACAAACTCATTGTTTTCAGAAGGGTTGCAAAGGTTTTTACTTGAAAATCCATCAACCGCTCATAAAATTATCGATAAAAGCTTAATCGCGGCTCAAGCACGATTAGCTGCAAAAAATGCGCGTGAATTTACACGTAGAAAATCAGCTTTGGAAGTTTCAAGTTTACCCGGTAAACTATCCGACTGTTCTTCTCGGGACCCGGCAATAAGTGAATTGTATATAGTTGAGGGTGATTCCGCCGGTGGTTCTGCTAAAAATGGTCGTGATCGACATTTTCAAGCAATCTTGCCACTACGCGGAAAGATTCTAAACGTTGAAAAAGCAAGGTTAGATCGAATTTTGGGGAATGCTGAAATCCGTATGATGATTACTGCACTAGGTACAGGAATCGGTGAAGAATTTGCGCTCGAAAAGGCGCGTTATCATAAAGTTGTCATTATGACTGATGCCGACGTTGATGGCGCACATATTCGAACGCTTCTATTAACGTTCTTCTTCAGATTTATGCGCCCGCTTGTAGAAGCGGGATATATTTATATTGCTCAACCACCACTCTACAGAGTGAAACAAGGTAGATCTGAGCAGTATTGTTATACAGAAGAACAACTAAACGAAATACTGGCAGGATTATCGCAATCTCCCAAACCGGTTATCACCCGCTATAAAGGTTTAGGTGAAATGGATGCAGAACAATTGTGGGATACGACAATGGATCCAGATCAAAGAACATTATTGCAAGTAGAACTTGAAGATACGATTACGGCTGATGAGACATTCCAACAACTTATGGGCGATGATGTCGAACCACGTCGTAAATTTATTGAAGCTAACGCGCAATATGTGCAAAATATAGACACGTAA
- the gyrA gene encoding DNA gyrase subunit A, whose product MADMPNRGVQGINISTEMKTSFLDYAMSVIVSRALPDVRDGLKPVHRRILYAMQDLGNTADKPHKKSARIVGDVIGKYHPHGDSAVYDTMVRMAQDFNYRYMLVDGHGNFGSVDGDSAAAMRYTESRMSRIAMELLRDINKDTIDYQDNYDGQEREPIVLPSRYPNLLVNGTSGIAVGMATNIPPHHLGETIDAVLALADNAEITTEELMEIMPGPDFPTGGIILGRSGIRRAYETGRGSVIIRGKVEIEQKANGRETILVNELPFQVNKARLIEKIAELVRDKKIDGITDLRDESDRTGMRIVIEVRRDANANVLLNNLYKQTALQSSFGVNMLALVDGQPKLLALKEILYHYLEHQKVVIRRRTQYDLKRAEDRAHILEGLRIALDNIDAIITLIRGSKTTDEAKTGLIDKFNLSERQAQAILDMRLQRLTGLERDKIEDEYNSLQILIAELRAILADEVKLLEIIREELLELKERYGDERRTEITLGGAEMIEDEDLIPVENSVLTLTHNGYIKRLPASTYRSQRRGGRGIQGMGTNDDDFVEHLLNTSTHDTILFFTSKGRVFRTKGYEVPEFSRTAKGLPIINLLGVDKEEKVTAMIPVDEFKENEYFFFVTQNGVAKRTPVSAFANIRSNGLIALTLRGDDELIGVKMTSGEEEIVIGTKDGMLIKFNETDIRSMGRIAGGVRGIRLRKGDIAVGMDVVDEGKEILVVTEKGFGKRTPQEEYRIQSRGGYGLKTLNVTERNGSLVAMKAVDGSEDLMLITIHGILIRMDISDISVIGRSTQGVRLIRLGEDELVATVAKVAKDDDEENGIDEDSDTIVESEINEEDNSPLDESDSSIEEEDTNDEEE is encoded by the coding sequence ATGGCAGATATGCCGAATCGTGGTGTCCAAGGGATTAACATTAGTACGGAAATGAAAACTTCATTCCTCGATTATGCAATGAGTGTTATCGTTTCTCGTGCGCTTCCAGATGTAAGAGACGGACTAAAACCGGTTCACCGTCGTATTTTATACGCAATGCAGGATTTAGGGAACACTGCGGATAAACCGCATAAAAAGTCTGCACGTATTGTCGGTGACGTAATTGGTAAGTATCACCCGCATGGTGATAGTGCTGTTTACGACACGATGGTACGTATGGCACAAGATTTTAACTATCGTTATATGCTTGTTGATGGACATGGAAACTTTGGTTCTGTCGATGGTGACTCTGCAGCAGCAATGCGTTATACAGAATCTAGAATGTCCAGAATTGCGATGGAACTTTTACGAGACATCAACAAAGATACAATTGATTATCAAGACAACTATGATGGTCAAGAAAGAGAACCAATCGTTTTACCGAGCCGTTATCCAAATCTGCTCGTCAATGGAACATCCGGGATTGCTGTTGGAATGGCCACTAATATTCCGCCGCATCATCTCGGAGAAACCATCGATGCAGTATTGGCTTTAGCGGATAATGCTGAAATTACAACAGAAGAACTAATGGAAATAATGCCTGGACCGGATTTTCCAACAGGTGGAATTATTTTAGGGCGTAGTGGAATTAGACGTGCCTATGAAACTGGTCGAGGATCAGTTATTATTCGAGGTAAAGTAGAAATTGAACAAAAAGCAAATGGCCGAGAAACGATACTTGTTAACGAATTACCTTTTCAGGTAAACAAAGCGCGATTAATAGAAAAGATTGCCGAATTAGTTCGAGATAAAAAAATCGATGGTATTACTGATTTAAGAGACGAATCAGACCGGACTGGAATGCGAATTGTTATCGAAGTTCGTCGTGATGCGAATGCGAATGTATTATTAAATAATTTATATAAACAAACAGCATTGCAATCAAGCTTCGGTGTCAATATGTTGGCACTCGTAGACGGTCAGCCTAAACTTCTTGCATTGAAAGAAATCTTATACCATTATTTAGAACATCAAAAAGTCGTTATTCGCAGACGTACCCAATATGATTTGAAACGTGCGGAGGACCGTGCACATATATTGGAAGGTTTGCGCATTGCCCTTGATAATATAGATGCAATCATCACACTCATTCGCGGGTCCAAGACTACTGATGAAGCTAAAACTGGTTTAATTGATAAATTTAATTTATCCGAACGTCAGGCTCAAGCAATACTTGACATGCGTCTACAACGTTTGACAGGTTTAGAGCGAGACAAAATTGAAGATGAATATAATTCTCTTCAAATTTTAATTGCTGAACTTCGTGCGATTCTTGCAGATGAAGTAAAGTTATTAGAAATTATTCGCGAAGAATTACTTGAGTTAAAGGAACGTTACGGCGATGAACGTCGAACTGAAATTACTCTAGGCGGAGCAGAAATGATTGAGGATGAAGATCTTATTCCAGTCGAGAACTCCGTGCTAACACTTACCCATAACGGTTATATTAAACGTTTACCTGCAAGCACATACCGTAGTCAACGTCGAGGCGGCCGTGGAATTCAGGGAATGGGAACAAATGATGATGATTTCGTTGAACATCTGTTAAATACGTCAACACATGACACAATTCTATTCTTTACGAGCAAAGGACGGGTCTTCCGCACAAAAGGCTATGAAGTTCCAGAATTTAGCCGTACGGCGAAGGGTCTGCCAATCATTAATTTGCTTGGTGTAGATAAAGAAGAAAAAGTAACAGCAATGATTCCAGTAGATGAATTTAAAGAAAATGAATACTTCTTTTTTGTTACTCAAAACGGAGTAGCTAAAAGGACGCCTGTTTCAGCATTCGCAAACATTAGATCCAATGGCCTCATCGCACTTACATTACGCGGTGACGATGAACTGATTGGAGTTAAAATGACGAGTGGTGAGGAAGAGATTGTCATCGGAACTAAAGATGGCATGCTTATTAAATTCAATGAAACTGATATTCGTTCCATGGGTCGTATAGCCGGCGGGGTCCGTGGTATCCGTTTACGCAAAGGCGACATTGCAGTTGGTATGGATGTTGTGGATGAAGGAAAAGAAATCCTAGTCGTAACGGAAAAAGGGTTTGGAAAACGAACGCCACAAGAAGAATATCGCATTCAATCACGTGGCGGTTATGGACTGAAAACACTTAATGTTACCGAACGAAATGGATCACTCGTTGCTATGAAAGCGGTAGATGGCTCAGAAGATTTAATGCTCATTACAATACATGGCATATTAATTCGAATGGACATCAGTGATATTTCCGTAATCGGAAGAAGTACTCAAGGTGTTCGTTTAATTCGTCTTGGAGAAGATGAACTTGTTGCAACGGTTGCAAAAGTTGCAAAAGATGATGACGAAGAAAATGGTATCGATGAAGATAGTGACACAATAGTTGAATCCGAAATTAACGAAGAAGACAATTCTCCATTAGATGAATCCGACTCCTCTATAGAAGAAGAAGATACAAATGATGAAGAAGAATAA
- the recF gene encoding DNA replication/repair protein RecF, producing MFIEQLALTNYRNYKTLDLTFSPQINVLIGENAQGKTNIMEAIYVLSMAKSHRTSNDRDLIRWDEEYGKIEGSIQRKYGRLPLELIISKKGKRARVNHLEQNRLSLYIGQLNVVMFAPEDLNLVKGSPSVRRRFLDMEIGQISPVYLHDLLTFQKILRQRNAILRDNRGKSNFNDVMFDVYTEQYIQVAVQIIRKRFYFMELLQKWAEPIHKGISRGMESLKVTYGTLKGIESGQTQEEMESVLEQRLLEMRQRELDRGLTLIGPHRDDLHFFVNGYDIQTFGSQGQQRTTALSLKLAEIELVKQEVGESPVLLLDDVLSELDDYRQSHLLNTIQGEVQTFVTTTNIAGIDHETIRQANIFEVNAGAVVNKE from the coding sequence GTATTAATTGGTGAAAACGCGCAAGGAAAGACGAATATCATGGAGGCAATCTATGTTCTTTCAATGGCAAAATCGCACAGGACATCGAATGATCGTGATTTAATACGCTGGGACGAAGAATATGGTAAAATAGAAGGTAGCATCCAGCGCAAATATGGGCGACTTCCTCTAGAACTTATCATTTCCAAAAAAGGAAAGAGAGCGCGAGTCAACCATCTAGAACAAAATCGTTTGAGCCTTTATATTGGACAATTAAATGTTGTGATGTTCGCACCAGAGGATTTAAATCTTGTGAAAGGAAGCCCGTCTGTGAGAAGACGATTCCTTGACATGGAAATTGGCCAAATATCTCCAGTATATCTTCATGATCTCTTAACATTTCAAAAAATATTAAGACAACGTAACGCGATATTAAGAGATAATCGCGGTAAATCTAATTTTAATGATGTCATGTTTGATGTATATACAGAGCAGTATATTCAAGTGGCTGTACAAATTATTCGTAAAAGATTTTATTTCATGGAACTTCTTCAAAAATGGGCAGAACCTATTCATAAAGGTATTTCCCGCGGAATGGAATCACTTAAAGTAACCTATGGAACACTAAAAGGCATTGAATCGGGGCAGACTCAAGAAGAAATGGAATCCGTGCTCGAACAAAGACTACTTGAGATGCGGCAACGCGAGTTGGATCGAGGGTTAACTTTAATAGGTCCGCACCGTGATGACTTGCATTTTTTCGTCAACGGATATGATATCCAAACGTTTGGTTCACAAGGTCAACAAAGAACGACAGCTTTATCTTTGAAACTCGCTGAAATTGAACTTGTGAAGCAAGAAGTCGGAGAATCACCCGTATTACTTTTGGATGATGTGTTATCCGAGCTAGATGATTATCGACAATCCCATTTACTAAACACGATTCAAGGAGAAGTACAAACCTTTGTTACAACAACGAATATAGCTGGAATTGATCATGAAACGATTCGCCAAGCAAATATTTTTGAAGTAAATGCAGGTGCAGTAGTTAACAAAGAGTAA